One genomic region from Clostridium saccharobutylicum DSM 13864 encodes:
- the yaaA gene encoding peroxide stress protein YaaA yields the protein MYSKSLYISLSKFSSFISCTFAEYKEDKIITKGTFAKMARGEMIRYMTEETIENISAIKNFNRLGYKYSEEKSNDKNIVFIR from the coding sequence ATATATTCCAAGTCATTATATATTTCACTTTCTAAATTTTCTTCTTTCATTTCATGTACGTTTGCTGAATATAAAGAAGATAAAATTATAACCAAAGGTACCTTTGCAAAAATGGCCAGAGGTGAGATGATTCGTTATATGACTGAGGAAACGATAGAGAATATATCAGCAATAAAAAACTTTAACAGGCTTGGTTATAAATATAGCGAAGAAAAATCAAACGATAAAAATATCGTCTTTATTCGATAG